The Gloeobacter violaceus PCC 7421 DNA window AAGACAACGCCAACCGACTGGTGCAGACGCTCTCAGACAAAGGGTTTCGAGCCATTCTGGTCCCGGTGAACCAGCCCGGTTGAGCTGGTGCGGACCAAGAGGGCGGGAAGAATGGCTTCTTCCCGCCCTCTTTTGGAGATATCGCGAGTGGCGTCGCTAGAGGCTGCGGCGCGCCATCAGTTGGTCTTCGAGGGCCGCGATGCGGTTGTAGGCGGCGGTGAGTTGGGCCGTCAACCGCTGGATCTGGGCCTCGGGCGAAAGCGTCTTGCCATTTGCCGACGGTGGTCGTGAAGTCATCTCCTCTTCGGGGAGCACATCTTTGATCGCGACCGGACCGGGAGTGTTGTTAGATTTCAAAGCAATGATCATTTGCTCTGGAAGCGTTTCTAGGGCGGCTTGCAGCTGCTCCAACCTGCCGTACAACCCATCTACCTTTTCTTGTAAACTTTCCATGCTGGCCGAACCCGCAAAAGATACCTCATATTAGAAAGCTTCGGCTCTATGGCCCCGCAATTTTTGGTTTGTTTTAAGCTTGTGGGCGGCGGGTATCGAAGGCAAAAAAGCCTACTGGAGAGCGATTCGGCCTTATTTTCTAAAGAAAACCCACGGCTTAGTCCGAGGATTTTCCAGAGAGAATCGCCCCGGGATTCTATCAATTGTTACTGGAGGGACCATGAAAATCGGGATCGTCGGCCTGGGTCTGATCGGGGGGTCGCTCGCCCACGATTTGGGCCGACACCACGAGATCACAGGCGTCTCGCGCTCGAGCGCCACCGTCGCTGAGGCGCTGTCCCAGGGCCTCATCCGCCAGGGCGGCGAGTCCCTCGGGTTGCTCGGAAGCTGTGAGCTGGTCTTTGTGTGTACACCCATTGGCCTCACGCTAGAGACGATCCGCGCGCTCGCGGCGGTTCTGCCGCCCGAGACCATTCTTACCGACGTGGCCTCGGTCAAAGCCGCCATCGTCCCGGCGGCGGAGGCGCTGTGGCCGAATTTTGTGGGCGGCCACCCGATGGCGGGCGGTGAAGCGCAGGGACTCTCGGCCGCCCGGGCGGGGCTGTTTCGCGGACGGCCCTATGTGCTTACCCCGACGCCGCGCACCCCGGCCGCCGCCTGCACCGCCCTCGAAGACCTGGTGGGGGAGTTGGGCGCCCGGTTGGTGCGCACCGACCCGGAGACCCACGACCGGGCGGTGGCGCGCATCAGTCATCTGCCGGTGTTCGTCGGTGCCGCTTTGCTGCTGAACCTGGCTGCGAGCGGCGATCCGACCGCATCGACTCTGGCGAGCAGCGGTTTTTTTGACACCACCCGGGTCGGCGGCGGCAACCCGCAGTTGGGGGCGGCGATGGCCGAATGGAACCGCGCGGCATTGCTTGCGGAGTTGTGCTCCTACCGCGACCATCTGGGCCGGTTGGAGCAGGCGATCGCTGCGGGTGACTGGCAGGCGGTGGAGCAACGGCTCGGCGAGTGCCGCAAGACCCGCCGCGAGGTCTGCGAGGGCGGGATTTAAGATGGGAACAATTCTGGAGGACCCGGCGATGGCGCGCACCCCAAACATTGCCCTGGTGGATTACGGCGTCGGCAACCTGCACTCGGCCCGCAAGGGCCTGGAGGCGATGGGAGCGCGGGTGACACTCAGCGGCCAGCCCCTGACGCTGAGCGCCGCCGACGGCGTCGTGCTGCCGGGGGTGGGCTCCTTCGACACGGCGATTACCCGGCTCAACGACCGGGGGCTGGGAGATGCGATTATCCAACTGGTGCGCGCAGGACAGCCGATGCTGGGCATCTGTCTGGGGCTGCAGGTGCTCTTTGACTCCTCTGAAGAAGGACGACTGCCGGGCCTGGGGCTGCTGCCCGGTCGGGTGCGCCGCTTCCGGAGCGAACCCGGCCTCACCATTCCCCATGTGGGCTGGAACCAACTGCACTTTGACAATGTCGATTGCCCGCTGTGGCGGGATCTGGCGGCGGGCGGTTGGGTTTACTTTGTGCATTCTTATTACGTCGATCCTGCCCGCGCCGAGGACCGCGCCGCTTCCGCCGTGCATGGCAGCCAGCACTTCACCGCCGCCGTGTGCCGGGACAACCTGATGGCGGTGCAATTTCACCCGGAAAAGTCAGCGGACACGGGACTGCGCATCCTCAAAAACTTTGTTGAGCGGGCCGCTTCGCGCAGCGCCGCCGAAGTAGCGGCCCGCTGCGCTACTCGCCCTCCAGCTTGAGGGTGGGCTCCGCCACCGTCCCGCCGATGTTTTTCAATTCGACAACGACGGCATCGGTGCTCTTCCAGCCCGCGGGCAGGACCACCTCGGCGCTCAGGGGCAGGGGGGCCGTGCGCTGAAAGGGTTTGAGCGCAAAATCCTTGGGGGCGTTGGCGAAGCGGCCGGCTTCACCGGTGGCGACCACCGGGAAGATCGACAGCGATAGCGGTGCGGCCCCCGGTCCTTCGACTACGACCTGCACCTTCTGACCCGGCCGGCCCAGAAAGTGCACCCGCTCGTACTGGGTGGGCGGCAGTGTCAGGCGGCGCTCGCCGCCCGGCGCCATGGGTGTGCCGATGTTCTGGTTGCCGAGGGTGGCAGTCGGACCGTCGGCACTGGACTGGCAGCCGGCCAGGG harbors:
- the hisH gene encoding imidazole glycerol phosphate synthase subunit HisH, translated to MARTPNIALVDYGVGNLHSARKGLEAMGARVTLSGQPLTLSAADGVVLPGVGSFDTAITRLNDRGLGDAIIQLVRAGQPMLGICLGLQVLFDSSEEGRLPGLGLLPGRVRRFRSEPGLTIPHVGWNQLHFDNVDCPLWRDLAAGGWVYFVHSYYVDPARAEDRAASAVHGSQHFTAAVCRDNLMAVQFHPEKSADTGLRILKNFVERAASRSAAEVAARCATRPPA
- a CDS encoding prephenate/arogenate dehydrogenase, with translation MKIGIVGLGLIGGSLAHDLGRHHEITGVSRSSATVAEALSQGLIRQGGESLGLLGSCELVFVCTPIGLTLETIRALAAVLPPETILTDVASVKAAIVPAAEALWPNFVGGHPMAGGEAQGLSAARAGLFRGRPYVLTPTPRTPAAACTALEDLVGELGARLVRTDPETHDRAVARISHLPVFVGAALLLNLAASGDPTASTLASSGFFDTTRVGGGNPQLGAAMAEWNRAALLAELCSYRDHLGRLEQAIAAGDWQAVEQRLGECRKTRREVCEGGI